One window of the Ramlibacter henchirensis genome contains the following:
- a CDS encoding acyl carrier protein, which translates to MTTLQEAQASIRRVLRDHGRLTTDPEKLPADADLAQCGMTSNARVNVMLALEGEFEVEFPEYMVRRNVFRSIASIERALRELIAD; encoded by the coding sequence ATGACCACCTTGCAAGAAGCACAAGCCTCGATCCGCCGCGTGCTGCGAGACCATGGCCGCCTGACCACCGATCCCGAGAAGCTGCCGGCCGACGCCGATCTGGCCCAGTGCGGCATGACATCGAATGCGAGGGTGAACGTGATGCTCGCGCTCGAAGGCGAGTTCGAAGTCGAGTTCCCCGAGTACATGGTCCGGCGAAACGTGTTCCGCAGCATCGCGTCGATCGAACGCGCGCTGCGCGAGCTGATCGCCGACTGA
- a CDS encoding symmetrical bis(5'-nucleosyl)-tetraphosphatase: MGLYLIGDVQGCDAALGRLLAKVDFSPSRDHAILLGDLVNRGPESAAVLRRLMALDGTATCLLGNHDLSLLAVAHGRRAPHGNDTMDSVLLAPDRDALLHWLRQQRMALHEHGLLMVHGGVLPQWDLAKTLSLAGEVEAVLRGPELVEFLSRMYGNEPAKWDESLSGADRLRLVVNALTRLRFCTPEGAMVLKASGGLDAAPPGTLAWFDVPGRRTADVTIAFGHWSQLGLLLRDDVIALDTGCVWGGCLSALRYDPATGSREVIQVECEQAQAPGD, from the coding sequence ATGGGACTTTATCTGATCGGGGATGTGCAAGGCTGCGACGCCGCGTTGGGTCGGCTGCTGGCCAAGGTGGATTTCTCCCCGAGCCGCGACCACGCCATCCTGCTTGGCGACCTGGTCAACCGCGGGCCGGAATCGGCCGCGGTCCTGCGCCGGCTGATGGCTTTGGACGGCACCGCGACCTGCCTCCTGGGCAACCACGACCTGAGCCTGCTCGCCGTCGCGCACGGCCGGCGCGCGCCGCACGGCAACGACACCATGGACTCGGTGCTGCTCGCGCCCGACCGCGACGCGCTGCTGCACTGGCTGCGGCAGCAGCGCATGGCGCTGCACGAACACGGGCTGCTGATGGTGCACGGCGGCGTGCTGCCGCAATGGGACCTGGCCAAGACGCTTTCGCTTGCCGGCGAGGTCGAGGCGGTGTTGCGTGGCCCGGAACTGGTGGAGTTCCTCTCGCGCATGTACGGCAACGAGCCGGCGAAATGGGATGAGTCTCTCTCGGGCGCGGATCGCCTGCGGCTCGTGGTCAACGCCCTCACCCGGCTGCGCTTCTGCACGCCGGAAGGCGCGATGGTGCTGAAGGCCTCGGGCGGCCTGGACGCCGCGCCGCCCGGCACCCTGGCCTGGTTCGACGTGCCGGGGCGGCGGACGGCCGACGTCACGATCGCGTTCGGCCACTGGTCGCAGCTCGGGCTGCTGCTGCGCGACGACGTGATCGCGCTCGACACCGGCTGCGTGTGGGGCGGCTGCCTGAGCGCGCTGCGCTACGACCCGGCAACGGGATCGCGCGAGGTGATCCAGGTGGAATGCGAGCAGGCGCAGGCGCCTGGGGACTGA
- a CDS encoding DEAD/DEAH box helicase produces MTASFSNLNLAEPLARAVAEMGYEQMTPIQAQAIPVVLTGKDVMGAAQTGTGKTAAFSLPLLQRLLKHENSSTSPARHPVRALVLLPTRELADQVAQQVKLYAKYTNLRSTVVFGGIDMKPQTAELKRGVEVLVATPGRLLDHIEAKNAVLNQVEYVVLDEADRMLDIGFLPDLQRILAYLPKQRTTLLFSATFSPEIKRLANSYLNDPVTIEVSRPNTTASTVEQHFYSVVDDDKRRALHQIVRQRGISQAFVFVNSKLGCARLARSLEREGLKVVAMHGDKSQDERLKALAAFKAGEVDLLVATDVAARGLDIKDVPAVFNFDVPFNAEDYIHRIGRTGRAGASGLAVTLVSGSDGRLIADLEKLLKKKVELEPIEFDEDRPRGRINDGRRTWRERGELGDPRDVLEEARERERAPRPQREARAPSAPKDPFFDQPYQAPETEAKPAWESAAKPAVSRVSANIKSGRRKVAALFKQPTQ; encoded by the coding sequence ATGACTGCTTCCTTTTCCAACCTCAACCTCGCCGAGCCCCTGGCGCGCGCCGTGGCCGAAATGGGCTACGAGCAGATGACGCCGATCCAGGCCCAGGCGATCCCGGTCGTGCTGACCGGCAAGGACGTGATGGGCGCCGCGCAGACCGGCACCGGCAAGACCGCGGCCTTCTCGCTCCCGCTGCTGCAGCGGCTGCTCAAGCACGAGAACTCCTCCACCTCGCCGGCGCGCCACCCCGTGCGCGCTCTGGTGCTGCTGCCCACGCGCGAGCTGGCGGACCAGGTCGCGCAGCAGGTCAAGCTCTACGCCAAGTACACCAACCTGCGCAGCACGGTGGTGTTCGGCGGCATCGACATGAAGCCGCAGACGGCCGAACTGAAGAGGGGCGTCGAGGTGCTGGTCGCCACGCCGGGGCGGCTGCTGGACCACATCGAGGCCAAGAACGCCGTGCTCAACCAGGTCGAGTACGTGGTGCTCGACGAGGCCGACCGGATGCTGGACATCGGCTTCCTGCCGGACCTGCAGCGCATCCTGGCGTACCTGCCCAAGCAGCGCACCACGCTGCTGTTCTCCGCCACCTTCTCGCCCGAGATCAAGCGGCTGGCCAACAGCTACCTGAACGATCCGGTGACCATCGAGGTGTCGCGGCCCAACACCACGGCGTCCACCGTGGAGCAGCACTTCTACAGCGTGGTGGACGACGACAAGCGCCGCGCGCTGCACCAGATCGTGCGCCAGCGCGGCATCAGCCAGGCCTTCGTGTTCGTCAACAGCAAGCTCGGCTGTGCGCGGCTGGCGCGGTCGCTCGAGCGCGAAGGGCTCAAGGTCGTCGCCATGCACGGCGACAAGAGCCAGGACGAACGCCTCAAGGCGCTGGCCGCGTTCAAGGCCGGCGAGGTCGACCTGCTCGTGGCCACCGACGTGGCCGCCCGCGGACTGGACATCAAGGACGTGCCCGCGGTCTTCAACTTCGACGTGCCGTTCAACGCCGAGGACTACATCCACCGCATCGGCCGAACCGGCCGCGCGGGCGCCTCGGGCCTGGCCGTGACGCTCGTGTCCGGCAGCGACGGCCGGCTGATCGCCGACCTGGAGAAGCTGCTGAAGAAGAAGGTCGAGCTCGAGCCGATCGAGTTCGACGAGGACCGCCCGCGCGGCCGCATCAACGACGGCCGCCGAACCTGGCGCGAGCGCGGCGAGCTGGGCGACCCGCGCGACGTGCTGGAAGAAGCGCGCGAACGCGAGCGCGCTCCGCGGCCGCAGCGCGAGGCCCGCGCGCCGTCGGCGCCCAAGGATCCTTTCTTCGACCAGCCGTACCAGGCGCCCGAAACCGAGGCGAAGCCGGCGTGGGAGAGCGCGGCCAAGCCGGCGGTGAGCCGCGTGTCGGCGAACATCAAGAGCGGGCGCCGCAAGGTCGCGGCGCTGTTCAAGCAGCCGACGCAGTAG
- a CDS encoding neutral zinc metallopeptidase: MRWEGNRESNNVEDYRSGGGGGGFGGLGGRSIGIGTIVIALIGGAVLGINPLTLLGILSGGPAPQVQQQAPQQVPANDQMARFVSTVLADTEDVWKGLFRQGGAQYQEPKLALFRGAITTACGQGQAAMGPFYCPADQKVYIDLNFYETLRSRLGAPGDFAQAYVIAHEVGHHVQHQLGITDRVQGLRGRVSAAEQNAMSVRLELQADCFAGVWAHHAQNARQILEQGDVEEAMNAAARIGDDALQRSSGRAVVPESFTHGTSQQRQRWFATGLKTGSVKACDTFSARTL; this comes from the coding sequence ATGCGCTGGGAAGGCAACCGGGAATCGAACAACGTCGAGGACTACCGCAGCGGCGGCGGTGGCGGAGGCTTCGGCGGCCTGGGCGGCCGCAGCATCGGCATCGGCACCATCGTCATCGCGCTGATCGGCGGCGCGGTGCTGGGCATCAATCCGCTCACGCTGCTGGGCATCCTCTCGGGCGGTCCGGCGCCGCAGGTCCAGCAGCAGGCGCCGCAGCAGGTCCCGGCCAACGACCAGATGGCGCGCTTCGTCTCCACGGTCCTCGCCGACACCGAGGACGTGTGGAAGGGCCTCTTCCGCCAGGGCGGCGCGCAGTACCAGGAACCCAAGCTGGCGCTGTTCCGCGGCGCGATCACGACGGCCTGCGGGCAGGGCCAGGCGGCCATGGGACCGTTCTACTGCCCGGCGGACCAGAAGGTCTACATCGACCTGAACTTCTACGAGACGCTGCGCAGCCGCCTGGGCGCGCCGGGCGACTTCGCCCAGGCCTACGTCATCGCCCACGAAGTCGGGCACCACGTGCAGCACCAGCTGGGCATCACGGATCGCGTGCAGGGCCTGCGCGGGCGCGTGAGCGCGGCCGAGCAGAACGCCATGAGCGTGCGGCTGGAGCTGCAGGCCGACTGCTTCGCCGGCGTCTGGGCCCACCACGCGCAGAACGCGCGGCAGATCCTGGAGCAGGGCGACGTGGAAGAGGCGATGAACGCCGCAGCGCGGATCGGCGACGACGCCCTGCAGCGCTCGTCCGGCCGCGCGGTCGTGCCCGAGAGCTTCACCCACGGCACCAGCCAGCAGCGCCAGCGCTGGTTCGCCACCGGGCTGAAGACCGGCAGCGTGAAGGCGTGCGACACGTTTAGCGCCCGGACGCTGTGA
- a CDS encoding 3',5'-nucleoside bisphosphate phosphatase translates to MPPLNADLHCHSVVSDGTLTPEALAARAAANGVELWALTDHDEIGGQHRAAAAARENGLKYLTGTEISVTFAGETVHIVGLGFDADDPRMHEGLTATRGGRGARALEMAEQLAQVGIHGAYEGALKYVGNPELISRTHFARYLVEAGVCKETNEVFRRYLTEGKPGFVPHRWASLKDAVRWITQSGGVAVIAHPARYKFTPTEEYALFTEFKAHGGQGVEVVTGSHTSAESARYADTAREFGLAASRGSDFHSPDESHTDLGRLPPLPEDLTPVWHLLADRIR, encoded by the coding sequence GTGCCGCCCCTCAATGCCGACCTCCACTGCCACTCCGTGGTCTCCGACGGCACGCTGACGCCGGAGGCGCTGGCCGCGCGCGCCGCGGCCAACGGTGTCGAACTCTGGGCGCTCACCGACCATGACGAGATCGGCGGCCAGCACCGCGCCGCGGCGGCCGCGCGCGAGAACGGCCTGAAGTACCTCACGGGCACCGAGATCTCGGTCACGTTCGCCGGTGAAACCGTCCACATCGTCGGCCTCGGCTTCGATGCCGACGATCCGCGCATGCACGAAGGCCTGACGGCCACCCGCGGCGGCCGCGGCGCGCGAGCGCTCGAGATGGCCGAGCAGCTGGCGCAGGTTGGCATCCACGGCGCGTACGAAGGCGCGCTCAAGTACGTCGGCAACCCGGAACTGATCTCCCGCACGCACTTCGCCCGTTACCTGGTCGAAGCCGGCGTGTGCAAGGAGACGAACGAGGTGTTCCGGCGCTACCTCACGGAAGGCAAGCCGGGCTTCGTGCCGCACCGCTGGGCCAGCCTGAAGGATGCCGTCCGATGGATCACCCAGTCGGGCGGCGTGGCCGTCATCGCGCATCCGGCGCGCTACAAGTTCACCCCGACCGAGGAGTACGCGCTCTTCACCGAGTTCAAGGCCCACGGCGGCCAGGGTGTCGAGGTGGTGACCGGCAGCCACACCTCGGCCGAGAGCGCCCGTTACGCGGACACCGCGCGCGAGTTCGGGCTGGCCGCGTCGCGCGGCAGCGATTTCCACAGCCCCGACGAGAGCCACACGGACCTCGGCCGCCTGCCGCCGCTGCCGGAGGACCTCACCCCGGTGTGGCACCTGCTGGCGGACCGCATCCGGTGA
- a CDS encoding hemolysin family protein, which translates to MDFLLIALLTLLNGVFAMSEMALASSRKARLLALAEEGDKGAVVALRMLEHPTQFLSTVQVGITSISVLTGIVGEAAFSAGLARWLQGFGMPHAPSAIVATAIVVAIITFISIIFGELVPKRIAQLHPENVSRLVALPMDWLARAASPFVKLLSATTQAVLKLLRIDTTQVRGMTEEEIAHSLEEGVDAGVIEAQEHQMVRNVFHLDDRALSSMMVPRSDVEWIDASASVAEALVLAGQGGAHSWYPVCRGSLEDVVGVVSVARLLSLGPAHQGAVEAQAVPAAFVPETLTGMELLEQFRRQSHRVVFVVDEYGVVQGLVTPRDLLEAITGELRPDVQTEAWATPRDDGSWLLDGLMPVAELKARLDIRDLPEEDRGRYNTVAGLLMSVSGHLPRVGERIDCGDWIFEVVDLDGKRIDKVLAVKAVDAMTQKPA; encoded by the coding sequence ATGGATTTTCTGCTGATCGCGCTGTTGACGCTGCTCAACGGCGTGTTCGCGATGTCCGAGATGGCGCTGGCATCGAGCCGCAAGGCGCGCCTGCTGGCGCTGGCGGAGGAGGGCGACAAGGGCGCCGTCGTCGCGCTGCGCATGCTGGAGCATCCGACGCAGTTCCTCTCCACCGTGCAGGTGGGCATCACCTCGATCAGCGTGCTCACCGGCATCGTGGGTGAGGCCGCCTTCAGCGCGGGCCTGGCGAGATGGCTGCAGGGATTCGGCATGCCGCATGCGCCGTCGGCCATCGTCGCCACCGCGATCGTCGTGGCCATCATCACCTTCATCAGCATCATCTTCGGCGAGCTGGTTCCCAAGCGCATCGCGCAGCTCCATCCGGAAAACGTCTCGCGCCTCGTCGCGCTGCCCATGGACTGGCTGGCGCGCGCGGCCTCGCCCTTCGTGAAGCTGCTGTCGGCCACCACGCAGGCGGTGCTGAAGCTGCTGCGCATCGACACCACCCAGGTGCGCGGCATGACCGAGGAGGAGATCGCGCACAGCCTCGAAGAAGGCGTGGACGCCGGCGTGATCGAGGCGCAGGAGCACCAGATGGTGCGCAACGTCTTCCACCTGGACGACCGCGCGCTATCCTCGATGATGGTGCCGCGTTCGGACGTCGAGTGGATCGACGCGTCGGCGAGCGTGGCCGAGGCGCTGGTGCTGGCCGGCCAGGGCGGCGCGCATTCCTGGTATCCCGTGTGCCGCGGCTCGCTGGAGGACGTCGTCGGCGTGGTGAGCGTCGCGCGGCTGCTTTCGCTCGGGCCGGCCCACCAGGGCGCCGTCGAGGCGCAGGCCGTCCCCGCCGCGTTCGTGCCGGAGACGCTCACCGGCATGGAGCTGCTGGAGCAGTTCCGGCGGCAGTCGCACCGGGTCGTGTTCGTCGTCGATGAGTACGGTGTAGTGCAGGGCCTCGTCACGCCGCGGGACCTGCTGGAGGCCATCACGGGCGAACTGCGGCCCGACGTGCAGACCGAAGCCTGGGCCACGCCGCGCGACGACGGCTCCTGGCTGCTCGACGGCCTCATGCCCGTCGCCGAACTCAAGGCCAGGCTCGACATCCGCGACCTTCCCGAGGAAGACCGCGGCCGCTACAACACCGTGGCCGGGCTGCTGATGTCCGTGTCGGGCCACCTGCCGCGCGTGGGCGAGCGCATCGATTGCGGCGACTGGATCTTCGAAGTGGTGGACCTGGACGGCAAGCGCATCGACAAGGTGCTGGCGGTCAAGGCCGTGGATGCGATGACGCAAAAGCCGGCCTGA
- a CDS encoding DMT family transporter: MTSPPQPRPRSSRSELAGIALVLGACACFSALDTTTKAVSPFVPLLMALWFRYAFQAVATTAIVLPWRGWGVLRTRHLPFQCLRGLLLLTSSLLAFLSLRYMPVGEFTAIVMMAPLAVTLLAATVLKEHVSAVRWTLVAGGFAGTLVIIRPGGESFSWAMLLPLGLVVSNAWFQVLTSRLARTEDPVTMHLYTGWVGTLLASLALPFVWTSLGSGWHWAGLCFMGLAATVGHFMLILAFRNASASTLTPYLYSQIGFAMLGGWLAFNHVPDGWSLLGMALIAACGAAGAWVTVRESRAPALQTAKA; encoded by the coding sequence GTGACCTCCCCGCCGCAGCCGCGGCCGCGCAGCTCCCGCAGCGAGTTGGCCGGCATCGCCCTGGTGCTCGGCGCCTGCGCGTGCTTCTCCGCGCTGGACACCACCACCAAGGCGGTGAGCCCGTTCGTGCCGCTGCTGATGGCCCTGTGGTTCCGCTACGCCTTCCAGGCCGTGGCGACCACGGCGATCGTGCTGCCGTGGCGCGGCTGGGGCGTGCTGCGCACCCGCCACCTGCCTTTCCAGTGCCTGCGCGGCCTGCTGCTGCTCACCAGCAGCCTGCTGGCGTTCCTGAGCCTGCGCTACATGCCTGTCGGCGAATTCACGGCGATCGTGATGATGGCCCCGCTGGCCGTCACGCTGCTGGCGGCCACGGTGCTCAAGGAGCATGTCTCCGCGGTGCGCTGGACGCTGGTGGCCGGCGGCTTCGCCGGAACGCTGGTCATCATCCGGCCCGGCGGCGAGAGCTTCAGCTGGGCCATGCTCCTGCCGCTGGGGCTGGTGGTCAGCAACGCCTGGTTCCAGGTGCTGACCAGCCGGCTGGCCCGCACCGAGGATCCCGTCACGATGCACCTGTACACCGGCTGGGTGGGCACGCTGCTCGCCTCGCTGGCGCTGCCCTTCGTGTGGACCTCGCTGGGCAGCGGCTGGCACTGGGCCGGCCTCTGCTTCATGGGGCTGGCCGCCACCGTGGGCCACTTCATGCTGATCCTCGCCTTCCGCAATGCGTCGGCCTCGACGCTGACGCCCTACCTGTATTCGCAGATCGGTTTCGCGATGCTGGGCGGCTGGCTGGCGTTCAACCACGTCCCGGACGGCTGGTCGCTGCTGGGCATGGCGCTGATCGCGGCCTGCGGCGCGGCGGGCGCATGGGTCACGGTGCGCGAGTCCCGCGCGCCTGCGCTGCAGACGGCGAAGGCCTGA
- a CDS encoding L-threonylcarbamoyladenylate synthase yields the protein MAQFFDLHPENPQLRLLRQAAELLRQGGVLAVPTDSSYALACHLDDKAAVDRLRQLRGVDERHHLTLLCRDLSELSNYARVDNRQYRLLKNATPGPYTFILEATREVPRRVSHPQRKTIGLRVPDHHVLQQLLEAHAEPLLATTFIPPHESHPLNDAEEIRRRFQSQLAGVIAGTCPDEPTTVVDMTAMGTGGDAVITRHGRGDPGRLGL from the coding sequence ATGGCGCAGTTCTTCGACCTGCATCCCGAGAATCCGCAGCTGCGCCTGCTGCGGCAGGCCGCCGAGCTGCTGCGCCAGGGCGGCGTGCTGGCGGTGCCCACCGACTCGAGCTATGCCCTCGCCTGCCACCTGGACGACAAGGCGGCGGTCGACCGCCTGCGCCAGCTGCGCGGCGTCGACGAGCGCCACCACCTCACGCTGCTGTGCCGCGACCTGAGCGAGCTCTCGAACTACGCCCGCGTCGACAACCGCCAGTACCGGCTGCTGAAGAACGCCACGCCGGGCCCCTACACCTTCATCCTCGAGGCCACCCGCGAGGTGCCGCGCCGCGTGAGCCATCCGCAGCGCAAGACCATCGGGCTGCGCGTGCCGGACCACCACGTGCTGCAGCAGCTGCTGGAGGCGCACGCCGAGCCGCTGCTGGCCACCACGTTCATCCCGCCGCACGAGAGCCATCCGCTGAACGATGCGGAGGAGATCCGCCGCCGCTTCCAGTCCCAGCTGGCCGGCGTGATCGCGGGGACCTGTCCCGACGAACCCACGACCGTGGTGGACATGACAGCCATGGGCACCGGCGGCGATGCCGTCATCACCCGGCACGGGCGCGGCGACCCGGGGCGGCTGGGGCTGTGA
- a CDS encoding galactose oxidase-like domain-containing protein, translated as MKALRALPAGLLATASLSFIGVGDVFAQANVTGEWTKVQNLPISPVHNVYLPNGRIAMFGRNSTQTLWDPITQSADVLPSPGYDLFCAGHGLLADGRVLLAGGHIADFVGLAKASVYDPRTNSWTPAPDMNAGRWYPTVTMLPDGDALVVAGSMDTSMSMNTLPQVYQPATNSWRNLTSAQLAQPMYPMMFVAPDGRVIDVGPSTFTRSLDTSGTGNWSFVANRNGGWRDYGTAALYADGKILVAGGGDPPQASAEVIDLNSPSPAWRTVAPMSVARRHLNSTILPDGTVLVTGGTSGPGHNNPNTPVLSAELWNPATEAWTTLASGTVPRLYHSAALLLPDGRVAVMGGERGAASVVPDVEIFSPPYLFKGARPAMSGVPAQLAYGQRFTVQSAQAAGIGKVSLIRLSSVTHAFNMDQRLNVLPFTAGTGSLDITAPANANLAPPGMYMLFLVDTSGVPSVGSIVQVGGTGASQPVATGSATPGSGSCSYPAWVQGRPYAAGSIVSYSGSLYIAKFANPGYTPTISTYYWAPYAC; from the coding sequence ATGAAAGCCCTGCGCGCGCTCCCGGCCGGGCTGCTGGCCACCGCATCCCTTTCCTTCATCGGCGTCGGCGACGTCTTCGCGCAGGCGAACGTCACCGGCGAGTGGACGAAGGTGCAGAACCTGCCGATCTCGCCGGTCCACAACGTGTACCTGCCGAACGGGCGGATCGCGATGTTCGGACGAAACAGCACGCAGACCCTCTGGGACCCGATCACCCAGTCCGCCGACGTTCTGCCGAGCCCCGGCTACGACCTGTTCTGCGCCGGCCACGGCTTGCTGGCGGACGGCCGCGTGCTGCTGGCCGGCGGCCACATCGCCGATTTCGTCGGGCTGGCCAAGGCCTCGGTGTACGACCCGCGCACCAACAGCTGGACGCCTGCGCCCGACATGAATGCGGGACGCTGGTACCCGACCGTGACGATGCTTCCCGACGGCGATGCGCTGGTCGTGGCGGGATCGATGGACACCTCGATGAGCATGAACACGCTGCCGCAGGTGTACCAGCCCGCCACGAACAGCTGGCGCAACCTCACCAGCGCGCAGCTGGCGCAGCCGATGTACCCGATGATGTTCGTCGCGCCGGACGGACGCGTGATCGATGTCGGGCCGAGCACGTTCACGCGCTCGCTGGACACGAGCGGCACCGGCAACTGGTCGTTCGTCGCCAACCGCAACGGCGGCTGGCGCGACTACGGCACGGCGGCCTTGTACGCGGACGGAAAGATCCTGGTGGCCGGCGGCGGCGATCCGCCGCAGGCCTCGGCGGAGGTGATCGACCTGAACTCACCGTCACCCGCCTGGCGCACGGTCGCGCCGATGTCCGTCGCGCGGCGCCACCTCAACAGTACGATCCTTCCCGATGGCACAGTGCTCGTGACCGGCGGAACCTCCGGACCGGGCCACAACAACCCCAACACACCCGTGCTGTCGGCCGAACTGTGGAACCCCGCCACCGAAGCGTGGACCACGCTGGCCAGCGGCACCGTCCCGCGGCTGTACCACTCCGCGGCGCTGCTCCTGCCGGACGGGCGGGTGGCGGTTATGGGAGGCGAGAGAGGCGCCGCTTCCGTGGTGCCCGACGTCGAGATCTTCTCGCCGCCGTACCTGTTCAAGGGCGCGCGCCCCGCCATGAGCGGCGTGCCGGCGCAACTCGCGTATGGCCAGCGGTTCACCGTGCAGAGCGCGCAAGCGGCAGGCATCGGCAAAGTCAGCTTGATAAGGCTGTCGTCGGTGACGCACGCGTTCAACATGGACCAGCGCCTGAACGTGCTGCCGTTCACCGCGGGCACTGGCTCGCTGGACATCACCGCGCCGGCCAATGCCAACCTCGCGCCGCCGGGCATGTACATGCTGTTCCTCGTCGACACGAGCGGCGTGCCTTCGGTGGGCAGCATCGTGCAGGTTGGTGGGACGGGCGCGTCCCAGCCGGTGGCGACGGGTTCTGCGACGCCGGGAAGCGGAAGCTGCAGCTATCCCGCATGGGTGCAGGGGCGGCCGTACGCGGCCGGGTCGATCGTCAGCTACAGCGGCTCGCTGTACATCGCCAAGTTCGCCAACCCGGGCTATACGCCGACGATCAGCACCTACTACTGGGCGCCGTACGCGTGCTGA
- a CDS encoding site-2 protease family protein — MESAIQTVLIYALPVLFAITIHEAAHGYVARHFGDNTAYMLGRVTLNPVKHIDPIGTIAMPLLLYFATSGAFLFGYAKPVPVNFGHLRHPRRDSILVALAGPASNFIQAILWAVLFTILAAAGVDERFFLEMAKAGVLVNLVMWAFNLFPLPPLDGGRVLVGLLPPRAAWTFSRIEPYGFFIVLGLVVAGVVGSLWLRPLISWGYSALGLLLTPLNALLS; from the coding sequence ATGGAATCCGCCATCCAGACCGTCCTGATCTACGCGCTTCCGGTGCTCTTCGCCATCACCATCCATGAAGCCGCGCACGGCTACGTGGCGCGCCACTTCGGCGACAACACGGCGTACATGCTGGGACGGGTGACGCTCAACCCGGTCAAGCACATCGACCCGATCGGCACGATCGCGATGCCGCTGCTGCTGTACTTCGCCACGTCGGGCGCATTCCTCTTCGGCTACGCCAAGCCGGTGCCGGTGAACTTCGGGCACCTGCGGCATCCGCGGCGCGACTCGATCCTGGTCGCTCTCGCCGGCCCCGCTTCCAATTTCATCCAGGCCATCCTGTGGGCCGTGCTGTTCACCATCCTGGCGGCCGCGGGCGTCGACGAGCGCTTCTTCCTCGAGATGGCCAAGGCCGGCGTGCTGGTCAACCTGGTGATGTGGGCCTTCAACCTGTTTCCGCTGCCGCCGCTGGACGGCGGGCGTGTCCTGGTCGGCCTGCTGCCGCCGCGCGCGGCCTGGACCTTCAGCCGCATCGAGCCCTACGGCTTCTTCATCGTGCTGGGCCTGGTGGTCGCCGGCGTCGTCGGCTCGCTGTGGCTGCGGCCGCTGATCTCCTGGGGCTACTCCGCGCTCGGGCTGCTGCTGACGCCGCTGAACGCACTGCTTTCCTGA
- the pcp gene encoding pyroglutamyl-peptidase I, giving the protein MRRILVTGFDPFGGQSINPSWIAVQALDGLELDGHRVVAAELPTQFGHSLRALDELIDAHRPSLVVCTGQAGGRSAISLERVAININDARIPDNLGKQPIDTPVIEGGPVAYFSTLPIKAMLAAMLAEGVRADVSQTAGTFVCNHVFYGLMHRLATDPACEGIRGGLVHVPWLPQQGHPSMTAEQLSLGLEVALRCAIHTHRDVRIQAGALN; this is encoded by the coding sequence CTGCGCCGCATCCTCGTCACGGGTTTCGACCCATTCGGCGGCCAGTCGATCAACCCGAGCTGGATCGCCGTGCAGGCGCTGGACGGCCTGGAGCTCGACGGCCACCGCGTCGTCGCCGCCGAGCTGCCCACGCAGTTCGGCCATTCGCTGCGCGCGCTGGACGAGCTGATCGACGCGCACCGGCCGAGCCTGGTGGTGTGCACCGGCCAGGCCGGCGGGCGCTCCGCGATCTCGCTCGAACGCGTGGCGATCAACATCAACGACGCGCGCATCCCCGACAACCTGGGCAAGCAGCCGATCGACACGCCGGTGATCGAAGGCGGGCCGGTGGCCTACTTCAGCACCTTGCCGATCAAGGCCATGCTCGCCGCGATGCTGGCCGAGGGCGTGCGTGCCGACGTGTCGCAGACGGCCGGCACCTTCGTGTGCAACCACGTGTTCTACGGCCTGATGCATCGCCTGGCCACCGACCCTGCGTGCGAAGGCATCCGCGGCGGCCTGGTCCACGTGCCCTGGCTGCCGCAGCAGGGACATCCCTCGATGACCGCGGAGCAGTTGTCGCTGGGCCTCGAGGTGGCGCTGCGCTGCGCCATCCACACCCATCGCGACGTGAGGATTCAGGCCGGCGCGCTGAACTGA